Proteins encoded within one genomic window of Oncorhynchus nerka isolate Pitt River linkage group LG9b, Oner_Uvic_2.0, whole genome shotgun sequence:
- the LOC115114376 gene encoding corticoliberin-1-like, giving the protein MKVNVFVFAVALLGAFQPRYECRAIETPWAVHPSHNLQAELQQQLPILLRLGEEYLIQLDNSNQNALQSSSPNTSPGAAAPSTTVNRALQLQLTQRLLQGKVGDINRFLNSYANQMGDSMERGKRSGPGEEPPISLDLTFHLLREVLEMARAEQLAQQANSNRKMMDIFGK; this is encoded by the coding sequence ATGAAGGTGAATGTTTTCGTTTTCGCGGTGGCTCTACTTGGTGCCTTCCAACCTCGCTATGAATGTAGAGCTATTGAAACCCCGTGGGCGGTCCATCCATCCCACAATCTACAGGCAGAGCTGCAACAGCAACTCCCCATTCTTCTGCGACTAGGAGAGGAGTACTTAATTCAGCTAGACAACTCCAATCAAAATGCCCTCCAGTCCTCCTCGCCGAACACATCTCCTGGAGCTGCTGCGCCCTCAACAACGGTCAACAGGGCTTTACAACTTCAGCTCACGCAGCGCCTTCTGCAAGGTAAAGTCGGTGACATCAATCGGTTTCTGAACAGCTACGCTAACCAGATGGGTGATTCCATGGAAAGAGGAAAGAGGTCCGGGCCGGGCGAAGAGCCACCGATCTCTTTGGACCTGACGTTCCACCTGCTGAGGGAAGTTCTAGAAATGGCTCGAGCCGAGCAATTAGCACAGCAGGCAAATAGTAACCGAAAAATGATGGACATATTCGGGAAATGA
- the LOC115114375 gene encoding E3 ubiquitin-protein ligase TRIM63-like: MSISLGYSHSTKQDSTMDSLEKQLICPICLEMFTKPVVILPCQHNLCRKCAQDIFQASNPYLSTRGTTVTSGGRFRCPSCRHEVVLDRHGVYGLQRNLLVENIIDMYKQEQESSSSKPEPEPARCDQPMCEEHEDEKINIYCVTCGVPTCSLCKVFGAHKDCDVAPINTVFNKQKTELTDCIAMLVGNNDRIQGIMSQLDETCKTVEENGRRQKSNVCESFDHLYAILEERKGDMTLKINAEQQEKLDYINGLMRKYREHLENMAKIVETGIQTMEESEMATFLQTAKPLLQKLIAGTNISNLDKVERGYDNMDHYAANFERERRALHTIDFVKDDEDDDEFEFEDGEEEVEVSGVTGVTRTDVSPAAAVAATVGANPPKPQLTSPPPLPQRPTETLGDTATLATPQAPAHATTPVQFPSLNPTPTASAQARATTPVYFPTSTTTPVQFPNTAPVNFPSAEPPTQMSSESGSTQPNTDDKDGPKHVFSFSWLNNQK; encoded by the exons ATGAGTATCTCTCTGGGGTATTCACATTCCACAAAGCAAgacagcaccatggacagcttgGAGAAACAGCTCATTTGCCCTATCTGTTTGGAGATGTTTACCAAACCGGTGGTCATTCTCCCTTGTCAACACAACCTTTGTCGAAAATGTGCCCAAGATATTTTCCAG GCCTCAAACCCTTATCTATCGACCAGAGGAACCACTGTGACTTCAGGGGGGCGTTTCCGCTGCCCATCCTGCAGACATGAGGTGGTCCTGGACAGGCATGGTGTCTATGGCCTCCAGAGGAACCTGCTGGTGGAGAATATCATTGATATGTACAAACAGGAACAGGAGTCCTCAAG CAGCaagcctgagcctgagcctgccaGGTGTGACCAGCCCATGTGTGAGGAGCATGAGGATGAGAAGATAAACATCTACTGTGTGACGTGTGGCGTGCCCACCTGCTCTCTCTGCAAGGTGTTCGGAGCCCACAAAGACTGTGATGTGGCCCCAATCAACACTGTGTTCAATAAGCAAAAG actgagtTGACTGACTGTATAGCCATGCTAGTGGGGAACAACGACAGGATTCAAGGCATCATGAGTCAACTGGATGAGACCTGTAAGACCGTTGAG GAGAATGGCAGGAGGCAGAAATCCAATGTGTGTGAAAGTTTTGATCACCTTTATGCCATCCTGGAGGAGCGGAAAGGGGACATGACCCTGAAGATCAACGCAGAGCAACAGGAGAAACTGGACTATATAAACGGCCTCATGAGGAAGTATAGAGAGCACCTGGAGAACATGGCAAAGATCGTGGAGACAGGGATACAGACAATGGAGGAGTCAGAGATGGCTACTTTCCTGCAG ACTGCAAAGCCTCTTCTACAAAA GCTCATTGCAGGCACTAACATCTCCAACCTGGACAAAGTGGAGCGTGGCTATGACAACATGGATCACTACGCAGCCAACTTTGAGCGGGAGAGGAGGGCACTGCACACCATAGACTTTGTGAAAG atgatgaagatgatgatgagtTTGAGTTTGAAGATGGAGAAGAGGAAGTAGAAGTGAGTGGAGTGACAGGGGTGACCCGTACAGATGTCTCTCCTGCTGCTGCAGTGGCGGCAACGGTTGGGGCCAACCCTCCAAAGCCCCAGCTGACATCACCCCCACCCCTGCCTCAGAGACCTACTGAAACCCTAGGCGACACCGCTACACTGGCCACTCCACAGGCCCCCGCCCATGCAACAACCCCGGTACAATTCCCATCCTTAAACCCAACCCCAACTGCCAGCGCACAGGCCCGCGCCACAACCCCAGTCTACTTCCCAACTTCAACCACAACACCAGTTCAGTTCCCAAACACAGCCCCGGTCAACTTCCCATCAGCAGAGCCACCGACACAG ATGTCCTCTGAATCGGGATCAACTCAGCCAAACACAGATGACAAAGATGGACCCAAACACGTCTTCTCCTTTTCTTGGCTGAACAACCAGAAGTAG
- the LOC115113930 gene encoding dnaJ homolog subfamily C member 5-like — protein MSEPRQRSLSTSGESLYQVLGLEKGCNQDDIKKSYRKLALRYHPDKNPDNPETAEKFKELNSANSILSDITKRNIYDSYGSLGLYVAQQFGEENVNTYFMLSTWWAKGLFALCGVITGCYCCFCLCCCCNCCCGKLKPMPPGEGTDSYVSPEDLEEEIQYDMESDVDTPVVHQPTNASEKTRLIGDGHRSYT, from the exons ATGTCCGAACCAAGGCAGCGCTCCCTGTCCACCTCGGGAGAGTCTCTGTATCAAGTTCTGGGGCTAGAGAAAGGCTGTAACCAAGATGACATCAAGAAGTCCTACAG AAAATTAGCTCTGAGATACCACCCGGACAAGAACCCTGACAACCCAGAGACGGCAGAGAAATTCAAGGAGCTCAATAGCGCAAATTCCATTCTGTCAGACATCACAAAGAGAAACATCTATGACAGCTACGGCTCCCTTGGCCTTTACGTGGCCCAGCAGTTCGGAGAGGAGAATGTCAACACTTACTTCATGCTCTCTACCTGGTGGGCTAAG ggTCTCTTTGCCCTGTGTGGCGTGATAACGGGGTGCTACTGCTGCTTCTGCCTGTGCTGCTGCTGTAACTGCTGCTGTGGGAAGCTGAAGCCCATGCCTCCTGGAGAGGGAACAGACAGCTATGTCTCCCCTGAAGACCTGGAGGAGGAGATCCAATACGACATGGAGAGTG ATGTGGACACTCCGGTTGTGCACCAGCCAACTAATGCCAGTGAGAAGACACGGTTGATTGGGGATGGGCACCGAAGCTACACCTGA